One genomic window of Conger conger chromosome 9, fConCon1.1, whole genome shotgun sequence includes the following:
- the LOC133137990 gene encoding ankyrin repeat domain-containing protein 33B-like: protein MVLIMDDGDGGGSSSVKLNQVQPESNGKAGTEEHDEHLGYCDAGYDYDDDDDVYQEFEEYEDFSELPDGRSIASDDSFYPPDDNIVYFRSSTPESPAPLTFFQACCNNNSIIVKIMIRQGVTEEEVKETDKNNRTGLIVACYQGYVDVVIALAQCPYVDINWQDNEGNTALITASQAGHAMITHYLLSYFPGLDMERRNCHGFTAMMKAAMQGRSACVRALMLTGADVEACDYGRKLTARQWAVFTGRQETAHLMLRLMAQPCAEQFCDSYRPEWPALSELVARAREPRSCGRKLSEKVCGALSFSLSLKTDPQHDGVLDHMVRMTTGLSCPLVALACRTVCPGSPPCVGKRRPAVQEILRRQRLEQQRGLAGERLDNYKRLFQNSRVTLVPRPRDRRASLQPQILREAATAVTDTALALRRTSLLPLNMVRRSSVRPGVVVPKLRFCKAPAPNYHPERPARRKSGAREAQLLQIPKWRYKELRDERKRAEEEDRKSLEMLLRRKR from the exons ATGGTGTTGATAATGGACGACGGAGATGGAGGAGGGTCTTCGTCTGTCAAACTTAACCAAGTTCAGCCAGAAAGTAACGGCAAGGCGGGGACCGAGGAGCATGACGAACATTTGGGATATTGTGATGCTGGGTATgactatgatgatgatgatgatgtctatCAGGAATTTGAGGAGTATGAAGACTTCTCAGAGTTACCGGATGGCAGGAGTATCGCTTCGGACGACTCTTTCTATCCGCCCGATGATAACATTGTCTACTTTAGATCGTCGACTCCGGAAAGTCCGGCACCTCTTACATTTTTTCAAGCGTGTTGTAACAATAATTCCATCATCGTCAAAATCATGATCCGACAAGGAGTGACAGAGGAAGAAGTCAAGGAGACAGATAAGAACAATAGG ACGGGACTCATCGTGGCGTGTTACCAAGGTTACGTGGACGTGGTCATCGCCCTCGCTCAGTGCCCGTATGTGGACATTAACTGGCAGGACAACGAGGGGAACACTGCGCTTATCACCGCCTCCCAGGCTG GGCATGCCATGATCACGCACTACCTGTTGAGTTACTTCCCGGGACTGGATATGGAGCGGCGGAACTGCCACGGGTTTACCGCCATGATGAAGGCCGCCATGCAGGGGAGGTCAGCCTGCGTGCGCGCCCTGATGCTGACGG GCGCAGACGTGGAGGCGTGTGATTACGGGCGGAAGCTGACGGCGCGGCAGTGGGCCGTGTTCACGGGCCGGCAGGAGACGGCGCACCTGATGCTGCGTCTGATGGCTCAGCCATGCGCGGAGCAGTTCTGCGACTCGTACCGGCCCGAGTGGCCCGCTCTGTCCGAGCTGGTGGCCCGGGCCCGGGAGCCCCGCAGCTGCGGCAGGAAGCTGTCGGAGAAGGTGTGCGGGGCCCTCTCCTTCTCGCTCAGCCTGAAGACCGACCCGCAGCACGACGGGGTGCTGGACCACATGGTGCGCATGACCACGGGGCTGAGCTGCCCGTTGGTGGCGCTGGCGTGCCGCACCGTGTGTCCCGGCAGCCCGCCCTGCGTGGGGAAGCGGCGTCCGGCCGTGCAGGAGATCCTCCGGAGGCAGCGCCTGGAGCAGCAGCGCGGCCTGGCCGGCGAGCGCCTGGACAACTACAAGCGGCTGTTCCAGAACTCGCGCGTGACGCTGGTGCCCAGGCCGCGGGACCGCAGGGCCAGCCTGCAGCCGCAGATCCTGCGGGAGGCCGCTACGGCCGTGACCGACACGGCGCTGGCGCTCAGGCGCACCAGCCTGCTCCCGCTCAACATGGTGCGCAGGAGCAGCGTGCGGCCCGGCGTCGTGGTGCCCAAACTGCGCTTCTGCAAGGCCCCCGCCCCCAACTACCACCCCGAGCGCCCCGCCCGCAGGAAGAGCGGAGCCAGGGAGGCCCAGCTCCTCCAGATCCCCAAGTGGAGGTACAAGGAGCTGCGGGACGAAAGGAAGAGGGCCgaggaggaggacaggaagAGCCTGGAGATGCTCCTCAGGAGGAAGAGGTGA